A section of the Rummeliibacillus pycnus genome encodes:
- a CDS encoding CoxG family protein, whose protein sequence is MATASHTVEVQVPQKEVWDFVSQMEKWATLVPGYREHQILNDKQSTWTFAGNVGVLKKEVKVQIDIISWEEPSKISFELTGLTDKFSGTGYFEDVALDANKTQMTGHLEIKAGGLAAPVLNPIFSAVLPKATSVLTNRVANKIQLVHA, encoded by the coding sequence ATGGCAACAGCCTCACACACAGTCGAAGTTCAAGTTCCACAAAAAGAAGTTTGGGATTTTGTAAGTCAAATGGAAAAATGGGCTACACTAGTACCAGGATACCGCGAACATCAAATACTAAATGATAAACAATCTACATGGACATTTGCAGGAAATGTAGGTGTATTAAAAAAAGAAGTAAAAGTACAAATTGATATTATCAGCTGGGAAGAACCTTCTAAAATTAGTTTCGAACTAACTGGTTTAACAGATAAATTTTCAGGAACTGGTTATTTTGAAGATGTGGCATTAGATGCTAACAAAACACAAATGACAGGTCATTTAGAAATCAAAGCAGGCGGCCTAGCTGCACCAGTTTTAAATCCAATCTTTTCAGCAGTACTTCCAAAAGCAACTAGCGTCTTAACAAATCGTGTTGCCAACAAAATTCAATTAGTACATGCTTAA
- a CDS encoding tubby C-terminal domain-like protein produces MKSYYYVQPNTIKETPILEIQNEQHEIVFTCQRVYSNALKRLFDQLLENKYFLTYKTYDLEQQELFTCKKISRKGKVYFEAIDEQTKEKYMIAYEGWQQMIPDLMIKKDQFLMKIHKEMEEWSTFLVDNREVARWRANLQDNAFHMELQIEDNSPITNPAYYVAISQCVLYIGG; encoded by the coding sequence ATGAAAAGTTATTATTATGTGCAACCAAACACGATCAAAGAAACACCTATTTTAGAAATTCAAAATGAGCAACATGAAATCGTTTTTACATGTCAAAGAGTTTATAGTAACGCTTTAAAACGTCTATTTGACCAACTATTAGAAAATAAATATTTTTTAACATACAAAACTTATGATCTTGAGCAACAAGAACTTTTTACTTGTAAGAAAATATCAAGAAAAGGCAAGGTGTACTTTGAAGCAATAGATGAACAAACGAAAGAAAAATACATGATTGCTTACGAGGGTTGGCAACAAATGATCCCAGATTTAATGATTAAGAAAGATCAATTTTTAATGAAGATACATAAAGAAATGGAAGAATGGTCAACTTTTCTTGTCGACAACAGAGAAGTTGCAAGATGGAGGGCGAATTTGCAAGATAATGCTTTTCATATGGAATTACAAATTGAAGATAATTCACCGATTACCAATCCGGCGTATTATGTAGCTATTAGTCAGTGTGTTTTATATATTGGGGGTTAG
- a CDS encoding amino acid ABC transporter permease yields MFLLNSIIQDPERFDQLVSIAQSSLSPMIEGAIKYTIPLTIITFVLGLILAFLTALARLSASKLLNTFARFYVSIIRGTPLLVQLFIIFYGLPNLGLTIDPLTSAIIGFSLNVGAYASEIIRAAILSIPKGQWEAGYSIGMNYTQTLRRIVLPQAARVSIPPLSNTFISLVKDTSLASLVLVSEMFRKAQEIAATNYEFLLLYSEVAILYWIICTILSFVQGRVELKLERYVSK; encoded by the coding sequence ATGTTTCTCCTAAATAGTATCATTCAAGATCCTGAGCGATTTGACCAATTAGTGTCAATCGCTCAGTCTTCCCTTTCACCTATGATTGAGGGAGCTATAAAATACACAATTCCACTAACAATTATTACTTTTGTTCTTGGACTAATACTAGCCTTTTTAACAGCATTAGCCCGATTGTCTGCTAGTAAACTATTAAATACTTTTGCGCGTTTTTATGTGTCGATTATTCGTGGTACACCATTGCTCGTTCAATTATTTATTATTTTCTATGGTTTGCCAAATTTAGGGTTAACCATAGATCCATTAACATCCGCTATTATTGGTTTTTCACTAAACGTAGGAGCTTATGCCTCCGAAATCATTAGAGCTGCCATTTTATCTATACCAAAGGGGCAGTGGGAAGCTGGATACTCTATTGGCATGAACTATACACAAACACTTAGAAGAATTGTTCTACCACAAGCTGCTAGGGTTTCAATTCCACCATTATCTAATACATTTATCAGCCTGGTAAAAGATACTTCCCTTGCGTCACTTGTTCTTGTATCTGAAATGTTCAGAAAAGCTCAAGAAATAGCTGCTACAAACTATGAATTCTTATTACTATATTCAGAAGTAGCTATTTTATATTGGATCATTTGTACGATATTATCATTTGTTCAAGGACGAGTCGAATTAAAACTTGAGCGATATGTATCAAAATAA
- a CDS encoding ABC transporter permease gives MRFLALVTRIIQQMIRDKRTMALLFLAPLLVLSLMYFIFHSDEVNTTVGVVNVNEQIVHKIEHADISVIKYNQLSTQTALHKKLDGWLEVKNGKLSLTLQNDDPSRAKALQFKLKQALSNQLQQEMPISIEYVYGDKETVLFDVISPILVSFFVFFFVFLIAGIALLKERTTGTLERLLSTPIRRYEVVLGYLTGYGIFAMIQTLIVVFYAVHVLDVVLVGSIWNVLLINLCLALVALSLGILLSSFASSEFQMVQFIPLVIIPQIFFTGLFPMDGMADWLVNIGRIMPLYYASDAIKGVMYKGYGLNDIAMDLSVLIGFAIVFILLNIVSLKKYRTL, from the coding sequence ATGAGATTTTTAGCATTAGTAACTAGGATTATTCAACAAATGATTCGTGATAAACGAACTATGGCATTGTTATTTTTGGCACCATTACTTGTATTAAGTTTGATGTACTTTATTTTTCATTCAGATGAAGTCAATACTACTGTAGGTGTGGTAAATGTAAATGAACAGATCGTTCATAAAATCGAGCATGCTGATATATCTGTCATAAAATATAATCAGTTAAGCACTCAAACAGCATTACATAAAAAGTTAGATGGATGGCTTGAAGTGAAGAATGGTAAACTCTCATTAACACTTCAAAATGATGATCCGAGTCGTGCAAAAGCACTTCAATTCAAGTTAAAACAAGCACTATCAAATCAACTACAGCAAGAAATGCCGATTTCAATTGAATATGTATATGGAGACAAGGAAACGGTACTATTTGATGTGATTAGTCCCATTTTAGTAAGCTTTTTTGTTTTCTTTTTTGTCTTTTTAATTGCAGGAATAGCACTATTAAAAGAAAGAACTACAGGTACCTTAGAAAGGTTACTTTCAACGCCAATTAGAAGATATGAAGTTGTTTTAGGATATTTAACAGGCTATGGTATTTTTGCAATGATACAAACATTAATCGTTGTATTCTATGCGGTACATGTATTAGATGTAGTTCTTGTCGGTTCAATCTGGAATGTACTTTTAATCAATTTATGTTTGGCATTAGTTGCATTGTCACTCGGCATTCTATTATCTAGTTTTGCTTCATCAGAATTCCAAATGGTTCAATTTATCCCATTAGTTATCATCCCACAAATCTTTTTTACAGGACTATTTCCAATGGATGGAATGGCAGATTGGCTTGTTAATATTGGACGTATAATGCCACTGTATTATGCATCGGATGCTATTAAAGGGGTTATGTATAAGGGATATGGATTGAACGATATTGCAATGGATTTATCAGTTTTAATCGGTTTTGCAATTGTATTTATTTTATTAAATATTGTCTCTTTGAAAAAATATCGAACCTTATAG
- a CDS encoding amino acid ABC transporter substrate-binding protein, whose protein sequence is MKKLVSLLSLLLALSLVLAACGSKNTNEGKNSSTEDSYNTIKKEGVLKIGTEGTYPPFTFHDKSNKLTGFDVDIATEVAKRLGVKPEFEETQWDGMFAGLDAKRFDMIANEVGIQPEREKKYDFSVPYIESGAVLIVNKNNKDIQSFKDLKGKTAAQSLTSNYGKLAKSNGAELQSVEGFTQAVSLIETNRVDATINDKLSFLDYKKQHANTSIKMVDQEKNLAQSGLMFRKGSNKLVEAVNKALKDMKADGTYAKISKKWFGEDVSPK, encoded by the coding sequence ATGAAGAAATTAGTATCACTACTGTCACTACTACTTGCACTATCTTTAGTTCTCGCAGCATGTGGCTCAAAAAATACCAATGAAGGGAAAAATTCTTCTACAGAAGATTCTTACAATACGATCAAAAAAGAAGGCGTATTAAAAATCGGAACTGAAGGAACTTACCCTCCTTTCACATTCCATGATAAATCTAACAAACTTACAGGATTTGATGTAGATATCGCAACAGAAGTAGCGAAACGGTTAGGAGTTAAACCAGAATTTGAAGAAACTCAATGGGATGGTATGTTTGCCGGACTTGATGCAAAACGTTTTGATATGATTGCTAACGAAGTTGGTATTCAACCTGAACGTGAGAAAAAATACGATTTCTCAGTTCCATACATTGAATCAGGCGCAGTATTAATTGTGAACAAAAACAACAAAGACATTCAATCATTTAAAGATTTAAAAGGTAAAACAGCTGCACAATCTTTAACTAGTAATTATGGTAAATTAGCAAAATCAAATGGTGCTGAATTACAAAGTGTTGAAGGTTTTACACAAGCTGTTTCTCTTATTGAAACCAATCGTGTAGATGCAACAATCAATGATAAATTATCATTCCTTGATTACAAAAAACAACATGCAAATACATCTATTAAAATGGTAGACCAAGAAAAAAATCTAGCTCAAAGTGGTTTAATGTTTAGAAAAGGCAGTAACAAATTAGTGGAAGCAGTCAATAAAGCATTAAAAGATATGAAAGCTGACGGAACATACGCAAAAATATCTAAAAAATGGTTTGGTGAAGATGTTTCTCCTAAATAG
- a CDS encoding FMN-binding glutamate synthase family protein: MNIADWLIVIAFTIAVLAILAIVIFLVYIIAFDRNQKRHAILRNYPALGRMRYFFEKIGPEFRQYWFDGDLEGKPFSRVDYEHIVKGAKYMREVVAFGSKRNFEEEGFYVRNDMFPKLTEEIKMDKETKVDTKRYILLKDPLFSQREEKWEDEETSAYLLHDDDAVVIGPNTKYPFKVRGLIGMSAMSYGSLGNHAITALSEGLSLAKGTWMNTGEGGLSPYHLKGGVDIIMQIGPGLFGVRNKNGDVDWDELKRKSEIPEIKAFEIKLAQGAKTRGGHIDAEKVTPEVAEIRKVEPYKSVDSPNRFHQFSDVPTMCEFIEKIRSTTGKPVGMKIAVGGNNSVEELAKYMKETGKGPDFITVDGGEGGTGASYQELIDSVGLPIRSALPIVVTTLEKYGVRDRVKIIASGKMFTPDRIAIALAMGADLVNIARGFMISIGCIQAMRCNSNACPVGVATTDPDLQKALVIDEKKYRVVNYLLTLRKGLFRISAAAGIESPVYFQPKHIMFKDDKGVVISLENILQDIQKQIS; encoded by the coding sequence ATGAATATCGCGGATTGGTTAATTGTTATCGCTTTTACTATAGCAGTACTTGCGATACTAGCTATTGTTATTTTCCTTGTATATATAATTGCGTTTGATCGAAATCAAAAGCGTCATGCTATCTTAAGGAATTATCCTGCACTTGGTAGAATGCGCTACTTTTTTGAAAAAATCGGGCCAGAATTTCGGCAATATTGGTTTGATGGCGACCTTGAAGGGAAACCATTTTCACGTGTAGATTATGAGCATATCGTAAAAGGTGCAAAATATATGCGCGAGGTAGTCGCCTTTGGATCAAAGCGAAATTTTGAAGAAGAAGGATTTTATGTTCGAAATGATATGTTCCCAAAATTAACTGAAGAAATAAAAATGGACAAAGAAACAAAGGTTGATACGAAAAGGTATATATTGTTGAAAGATCCCCTGTTTTCACAAAGAGAGGAAAAGTGGGAAGATGAAGAAACATCAGCTTACTTATTACATGATGATGATGCAGTTGTGATTGGTCCAAATACAAAATACCCTTTTAAAGTAAGAGGTCTTATTGGTATGTCCGCAATGAGTTATGGTTCACTAGGAAATCATGCGATCACAGCTTTATCAGAGGGATTAAGTTTAGCAAAAGGGACTTGGATGAATACAGGTGAAGGTGGTCTATCCCCTTATCATTTAAAAGGAGGAGTTGACATTATTATGCAGATTGGTCCAGGTTTATTTGGTGTACGAAACAAAAATGGAGATGTCGATTGGGACGAATTAAAGCGAAAAAGTGAGATTCCCGAAATTAAGGCATTCGAAATCAAACTCGCTCAAGGTGCTAAAACACGTGGTGGTCATATTGATGCTGAAAAAGTAACACCTGAAGTTGCAGAAATCCGAAAAGTAGAGCCCTATAAATCCGTTGATAGTCCAAATCGTTTTCATCAATTTAGTGATGTTCCCACTATGTGCGAATTCATAGAGAAAATACGCTCTACAACTGGTAAACCAGTTGGCATGAAAATTGCTGTTGGCGGGAATAATAGCGTCGAAGAACTAGCAAAGTATATGAAAGAAACCGGTAAGGGCCCTGACTTTATAACAGTTGATGGTGGTGAGGGCGGTACAGGAGCATCTTATCAAGAATTAATAGACAGTGTAGGATTACCAATTCGATCTGCCCTTCCTATTGTAGTAACTACTCTAGAAAAATATGGAGTACGTGATCGAGTAAAGATTATTGCCTCTGGCAAGATGTTCACTCCCGATCGAATTGCCATTGCTCTTGCTATGGGAGCTGATTTGGTGAACATCGCCAGAGGATTTATGATCTCAATTGGATGTATTCAAGCTATGCGTTGTAACTCAAATGCTTGTCCTGTTGGTGTTGCTACAACCGACCCAGATTTACAAAAAGCACTTGTGATTGATGAAAAAAAATATCGGGTTGTCAATTATCTTCTAACACTACGAAAAGGACTGTTTCGAATTTCAGCTGCAGCAGGCATCGAATCACCTGTTTATTTCCAACCAAAACATATCATGTTTAAAGACGATAAGGGTGTTGTCATCTCCTTAGAAAATATTCTTCAAGATATTCAGAAACAGATTAGTTAA
- a CDS encoding NAD(P)/FAD-dependent oxidoreductase: MSKKIIILGAGYGGVLTALTFRKYATKDDAEVTVVNQFPTHQIITELHRLAGGTIKEQAVSFPLEKIFKGKDIDLKIAKVTEISPDNKFVKLDDGSSLSYDVLVVALGSQTGYFGIPGLEENSMVLKSVNDANQINAHIEAKIKAYAATKDPADGTIVIGGGGLTGIELVGEIIDNMPKVAEKYGVDFSEFNVKLVEAGPKILPVLPDTLIQRATESLAKRGVEFLTGLPVTAVDGNKISLKDGQVIEANTFVWTGGVAALPVVAESGLEVNRGKATINEFLQSTSHSDVFVVGDASVLIPEEGARPLYAPTAQVAWQMGETAGYNLFAQLKGQPMKEFSAVNSGTLASLGRKDGVATVGANNTELKGLPATLMKEASNIRYLSHIKALYGLVY, encoded by the coding sequence ATGTCAAAAAAAATCATCATTTTAGGCGCTGGTTATGGTGGCGTATTAACTGCCCTAACGTTCCGTAAATATGCTACAAAAGACGATGCAGAAGTTACTGTAGTAAACCAATTCCCAACTCACCAAATTATCACTGAACTTCACCGTTTAGCTGGTGGAACAATTAAAGAACAAGCTGTATCATTCCCATTAGAAAAAATCTTTAAAGGCAAAGATATTGATCTTAAAATTGCGAAAGTTACAGAAATTTCACCAGACAACAAATTCGTTAAATTAGATGATGGTTCATCTCTATCTTATGATGTTCTTGTAGTGGCTCTAGGTAGCCAAACTGGATATTTCGGTATCCCAGGACTAGAAGAAAACAGTATGGTACTTAAATCTGTTAACGATGCAAACCAAATTAACGCACATATCGAAGCTAAAATTAAAGCTTATGCTGCAACAAAAGATCCTGCTGACGGTACAATCGTAATCGGCGGTGGCGGTTTAACTGGTATCGAACTTGTTGGTGAAATCATCGATAACATGCCAAAAGTTGCTGAAAAATATGGCGTTGACTTCAGCGAATTCAATGTTAAATTAGTCGAAGCAGGTCCAAAAATTCTTCCAGTATTACCAGATACTCTAATCCAACGTGCTACTGAATCATTAGCTAAACGTGGTGTAGAATTCTTAACTGGTCTACCTGTTACAGCTGTTGATGGTAACAAAATCTCTCTTAAAGATGGTCAAGTTATTGAAGCAAATACATTCGTTTGGACAGGCGGTGTAGCTGCACTTCCAGTTGTTGCTGAATCTGGTTTAGAAGTTAACCGTGGCAAAGCAACAATCAACGAATTCTTACAATCTACTTCTCACTCAGATGTATTCGTTGTGGGTGATGCTTCAGTGTTAATTCCTGAAGAAGGTGCTCGTCCATTATATGCGCCAACTGCTCAAGTTGCATGGCAAATGGGTGAAACAGCAGGGTATAACCTTTTCGCTCAATTAAAAGGCCAACCAATGAAAGAATTCAGTGCAGTTAATTCTGGTACACTTGCATCACTTGGTCGTAAAGATGGTGTAGCAACAGTAGGTGCTAATAACACTGAACTTAAAGGTCTTCCAGCTACATTGATGAAAGAAGCAAGTAACATCCGTTACTTATCACACATCAAAGCACTATATGGTTTAGTATACTAA
- a CDS encoding ABC transporter ATP-binding protein, giving the protein MTVCVTITNVSKYFHKHVVLDDISLTVQKGKIFGMIGPSGCGKTTLIKVIVGMLKPEQGEVTVLDQQVPQFELLKKIGYMAQSDALYTDLTGQDNLQFFAKLYGFSKKQRQQQIAYAAEVVQLTNELKRKVQDYSGGMKRRLSLAIALIQNPEILILDEPTVGIDPALKKIIWKELERLRDEEQKTIFITTHVMDEAEKCDELALMREGKIIAQGMPEALKTQFEADNFDDVFLNAGGHLS; this is encoded by the coding sequence ATGACTGTATGTGTAACGATCACAAACGTGAGTAAGTATTTTCATAAACATGTAGTTTTAGATGATATTAGTTTAACTGTTCAAAAAGGAAAAATCTTTGGCATGATTGGGCCTTCTGGATGTGGGAAAACCACTTTGATTAAAGTGATAGTGGGCATGTTGAAGCCGGAGCAAGGAGAAGTGACGGTATTGGATCAGCAAGTGCCACAATTTGAATTATTAAAAAAGATTGGTTATATGGCACAATCAGATGCACTATATACAGATTTAACTGGGCAGGATAATCTACAATTTTTTGCTAAGTTATATGGATTCTCCAAAAAACAAAGACAACAACAAATTGCATATGCGGCAGAAGTTGTACAATTAACAAATGAATTAAAAAGAAAAGTTCAAGATTATTCTGGTGGGATGAAAAGACGTTTATCATTAGCGATTGCACTGATACAAAATCCAGAAATCTTAATTTTAGATGAACCAACAGTAGGAATTGACCCCGCATTGAAGAAAATCATTTGGAAAGAACTTGAAAGACTTAGAGATGAAGAGCAAAAAACGATTTTTATCACAACACATGTGATGGATGAAGCGGAGAAATGTGATGAATTAGCTTTAATGCGTGAGGGCAAGATCATTGCTCAAGGTATGCCAGAAGCATTAAAAACACAATTTGAAGCAGATAATTTTGATGATGTATTCCTAAATGCAGGGGGGCATCTATCATGA
- a CDS encoding amino acid ABC transporter ATP-binding protein: MISIKNLHKSFGELEVLKGINLEVERGKVIVIIGPSGSGKTTFLRCLNLLEIPTTGSIEIDRHLIDFNQKKINKKSIVSFRSLTGMVFQNYNLFPHKTALENVMEGPIIVQRIPKQQAKEKSTQLLKKVGLGDKIDFYPSQLSGGQQQRVGIARAMGIEPKVMLFDEPTSALDPELVGDVLQAMKDLAQDGMTMVVVTHEMRFAKEVADEVIFIDQGVIVEKGSPSEIFNNPKEERTRRFLKKINI, from the coding sequence ATGATTAGCATAAAAAATCTTCATAAATCATTTGGGGAATTAGAAGTATTGAAAGGCATTAACTTAGAAGTAGAGCGTGGAAAAGTTATTGTCATTATCGGTCCTTCTGGCTCGGGTAAAACAACTTTTCTAAGATGCTTAAATCTACTTGAAATTCCTACAACCGGTTCAATAGAAATTGATAGACATTTAATTGATTTTAATCAGAAAAAAATAAATAAAAAATCAATCGTTTCTTTTCGAAGTTTAACTGGCATGGTATTTCAGAATTATAACCTATTTCCCCATAAAACAGCGCTTGAAAACGTTATGGAAGGTCCTATTATTGTTCAAAGAATTCCTAAACAACAAGCAAAAGAAAAATCCACTCAATTGCTAAAAAAAGTAGGACTTGGTGACAAAATTGACTTTTATCCTTCCCAATTATCAGGTGGTCAACAACAACGTGTTGGTATCGCACGCGCAATGGGTATTGAACCAAAAGTAATGCTTTTCGACGAACCCACTTCAGCACTGGATCCCGAACTAGTTGGTGATGTTTTACAAGCAATGAAAGATCTTGCGCAAGATGGTATGACAATGGTTGTAGTAACTCATGAAATGCGTTTTGCTAAAGAAGTGGCTGATGAAGTGATTTTTATTGATCAAGGTGTCATCGTAGAGAAAGGTTCACCCTCTGAAATTTTCAACAATCCAAAAGAAGAACGAACAAGACGTTTTTTAAAGAAAATCAATATCTAA
- the proB gene encoding glutamate 5-kinase, producing MEKKRIVVKIGSSSLTNSKGEIDQIKFHDHIRAIAKLKQAGHDVVLVSSGAVACGFRKLGYSSRPVTLKGKQAAAAVGQSLLVQSYTEQLSEYDIVTAQILLTRTDFSKKDRYKNAYATLSELLERSVLPIINENDTVSVKELTFGDNDMLSALVSGLVHADQLIILTDINGLYNANPKKNPEAIRFDRLTEITDELLGYATAEGSKVGTGGMQSKLLAAKTAYDLGVKVFIGRGTGEDKLLTILNGDGDGTYIEKDELPILNSQKQWISLFSAVAGRITIDKGAEVALIQHGKSLLPAGVIGLKGEFSTGDVVEVYGSHGLLGRGEILYSSEQLEQSMGKRTSEIETPSIEVIHRDRWVQL from the coding sequence ATGGAAAAGAAACGAATTGTTGTGAAAATTGGTAGTAGCTCTCTAACCAATTCAAAAGGGGAGATTGATCAAATTAAGTTTCATGATCATATACGAGCAATTGCTAAATTAAAACAAGCTGGACATGATGTTGTTCTCGTTTCTTCAGGAGCAGTTGCTTGTGGATTTCGAAAACTTGGATATTCATCAAGACCCGTTACTTTAAAAGGAAAACAAGCTGCAGCAGCAGTAGGTCAAAGCTTACTGGTGCAATCATATACTGAGCAGTTAAGTGAATATGACATTGTAACAGCACAAATTTTATTGACTAGAACGGATTTTTCAAAAAAAGATCGTTACAAAAATGCTTATGCAACACTTTCTGAATTACTGGAACGTTCAGTGTTACCAATTATCAATGAGAATGATACGGTTTCGGTTAAGGAACTAACTTTTGGTGATAATGATATGTTATCGGCATTAGTGAGTGGCTTAGTGCATGCGGATCAACTAATCATCTTAACGGATATTAATGGTCTTTATAATGCCAATCCTAAAAAAAATCCAGAGGCTATTCGCTTTGATCGATTAACAGAAATTACAGATGAATTACTTGGTTATGCCACAGCAGAAGGGTCAAAAGTAGGTACAGGTGGTATGCAATCCAAATTACTCGCAGCAAAAACAGCCTATGACTTAGGGGTTAAAGTTTTCATCGGACGAGGTACAGGGGAAGATAAGCTCTTAACTATTTTAAATGGTGATGGGGATGGTACGTATATCGAAAAAGATGAGTTACCTATCTTGAATAGTCAAAAGCAATGGATTTCATTATTCTCTGCTGTCGCTGGTAGGATTACAATCGACAAGGGTGCAGAAGTTGCATTAATTCAACATGGAAAAAGTCTATTACCAGCAGGTGTTATTGGGTTAAAGGGCGAATTTTCTACAGGAGATGTTGTAGAAGTATATGGTTCACATGGCCTTCTAGGAAGAGGAGAAATTCTGTATTCATCCGAACAGCTTGAACAATCCATGGGAAAAAGAACAAGTGAGATAGAAACACCATCGATCGAAGTCATTCATCGGGATCGTTGGGTTCAACTATAG
- a CDS encoding DUF1641 domain-containing protein has translation MSETTNQLQAEKPAVSQEKLDVLDQLLKPEVQDSITALVNELPKLTEMMTTLTKIYDVAQSLATDNVLKNDIVGAVGEMASPVVKSAKGLAATAIEAKDRAAESTETIGLFGIIRLLKDPQVQQLFRFANAFLQVNEEHKQLK, from the coding sequence ATGTCAGAAACGACTAATCAATTACAAGCTGAAAAACCAGCTGTAAGCCAAGAAAAACTTGATGTATTGGATCAACTATTAAAACCTGAGGTGCAAGATTCTATTACAGCATTGGTAAATGAATTACCAAAGTTAACTGAAATGATGACAACGTTAACTAAAATTTATGATGTAGCACAATCTCTAGCAACTGATAATGTCCTAAAAAATGATATTGTTGGTGCTGTAGGAGAAATGGCATCTCCAGTTGTAAAATCAGCAAAAGGCTTAGCTGCAACAGCTATCGAAGCGAAAGATCGTGCTGCTGAAAGCACTGAAACAATTGGTCTATTTGGTATTATCCGTTTACTAAAAGATCCACAAGTACAACAATTATTCCGTTTCGCTAATGCTTTCCTTCAAGTGAACGAAGAACATAAACAATTAAAATAG
- a CDS encoding glutamate-5-semialdehyde dehydrogenase, which yields MTEVLEKGKLAKKASFEMIQKSTAEKNKALQLIAEQLLKDKVTIQIENEKDIVAGKEKGLSTSVLDRILLTEDRINGIVEAIELVISLPDPVGEVLEKITKKNGLHIEKRRVPLGVIGMIYEARPNVTVDAATLALKTGNAVILRGSSSAKFSNMALVESIQKALSQSTLPVNAVQLIENTSHEAAEELFHLKEYLDVLIPRGSKNLIDTVVSKATVPVLETGAGNCHIFVDETANLQMTKDIVLNAKTQRPSVCNAAESLLIHEKWFKENGKELIETLINTGITIFGDDLVLEANPDVQKATEEDWATEYLALTLSAKIVRNVEEAIEHINQYGTKHSEAIITENQEHAFEFQTGVDAAAVYHNASTRFTDGFEFGYGAEIGISTQKLHARGPMGLPALTSSKYYISGNGQIRE from the coding sequence ATGACAGAGGTATTAGAAAAAGGGAAGTTAGCCAAAAAAGCAAGTTTTGAAATGATTCAAAAATCAACAGCAGAAAAAAACAAAGCATTACAATTGATTGCCGAGCAACTACTGAAAGATAAAGTGACCATCCAAATAGAAAATGAAAAAGATATTGTTGCAGGTAAAGAAAAAGGATTATCTACATCCGTTCTAGACCGTATTCTTCTAACTGAGGACAGAATAAATGGGATTGTCGAAGCAATTGAGTTAGTCATAAGCTTGCCAGATCCAGTAGGTGAAGTTCTGGAAAAGATAACAAAAAAAAATGGCCTACATATCGAAAAAAGGCGTGTGCCACTTGGTGTCATCGGGATGATTTATGAAGCACGTCCTAATGTCACAGTTGATGCAGCAACACTAGCTCTAAAAACAGGGAACGCTGTAATTCTTCGAGGAAGCTCATCCGCCAAATTTTCAAATATGGCATTAGTGGAGTCGATTCAAAAAGCATTAAGTCAATCAACATTACCTGTTAATGCCGTTCAACTTATTGAAAATACAAGTCATGAAGCTGCTGAAGAGCTCTTCCATTTAAAAGAATACCTAGATGTCTTAATTCCACGTGGAAGTAAGAACTTAATCGATACGGTTGTATCAAAAGCAACCGTACCTGTCCTTGAAACAGGTGCAGGAAATTGCCATATCTTCGTTGACGAAACAGCTAACTTACAAATGACAAAAGATATTGTTTTAAACGCTAAAACCCAACGACCATCCGTTTGTAATGCTGCTGAGAGTCTATTGATTCACGAAAAATGGTTTAAAGAAAATGGAAAAGAGTTAATAGAAACGTTGATCAACACTGGAATCACAATTTTCGGAGACGATTTAGTACTAGAGGCAAATCCTGACGTACAAAAAGCTACGGAAGAGGATTGGGCAACTGAATACTTAGCCTTAACGTTAAGTGCTAAAATTGTGAGGAATGTGGAGGAAGCCATTGAGCATATAAATCAATATGGAACAAAACATTCTGAAGCCATTATTACTGAAAATCAAGAGCATGCATTTGAATTCCAAACAGGTGTCGATGCTGCAGCTGTATATCACAATGCATCAACCCGTTTTACGGACGGTTTTGAATTTGGCTATGGAGCAGAAATAGGAATTAGTACACAAAAACTACATGCAAGAGGGCCAATGGGATTACCTGCATTAACTTCTAGTAAATATTATATATCAGGTAATGGACAAATCCGTGAATGA